In Neisseria animalis, a single window of DNA contains:
- a CDS encoding fumarylacetoacetate hydrolase family protein: protein MITVCLNGEAVAAGNIFCIGRNYVAHIEELKNEMPSEMVVFGKPTGSLAGNGSIIKLPPFSSDVHFECELLLLVGKNTDGLTAEDDWRDYISGYGVGLDLTARDIQSRLKDKGLPWFKAKGFKQSACVSDFIPSAELPNPDDCEFTLYINGALRQHGQTGLMIHPLGKMVAELAETYGLQRGDIIFTGTPQGVGKLSAGDRLVLALEDKIRAEFTVA from the coding sequence ATGATAACGGTTTGTTTGAACGGAGAGGCGGTTGCGGCAGGCAATATTTTCTGTATTGGGCGCAATTATGTGGCGCATATTGAAGAATTGAAAAATGAAATGCCGTCTGAAATGGTGGTATTCGGCAAACCGACCGGCAGCTTGGCGGGCAACGGCAGTATCATCAAGCTGCCGCCGTTCAGCTCGGACGTGCATTTCGAATGCGAACTTTTGCTGCTGGTAGGCAAAAATACAGACGGCCTGACCGCCGAAGACGATTGGCGCGATTATATTTCGGGCTATGGCGTAGGATTGGATTTGACCGCACGGGATATACAGAGCCGTTTGAAAGACAAGGGTTTGCCGTGGTTTAAAGCCAAAGGTTTCAAACAATCTGCCTGTGTGTCCGATTTTATCCCGTCGGCGGAGTTGCCTAATCCCGACGATTGCGAATTTACGCTGTACATCAACGGCGCATTGCGTCAGCACGGACAGACCGGCCTGATGATTCACCCTTTAGGCAAAATGGTGGCGGAATTGGCGGAAACCTATGGTTTGCAGCGCGGCGATATTATCTTTACCGGCACGCCGCAGGGAGTAGGGAAGTTATCCGCCGGCGACCGCTTGGTGTTGGCGCTGGAAGACAAAATCCGCGCAGAATTTACCGTAGCCTGA
- the hemF gene encoding oxygen-dependent coproporphyrinogen oxidase, whose protein sequence is MYTESVISFLQSLQNQICNALQAEDGRSVFEEDRWQSKLGSGVSRVLKNGAVFEQAGVNFSHVKGEEMPASATAHRPELAGARFEAMGVSLVIHPRNPYVPTSHANVRFFIAYPEEGNPVWWFGGGFDLTPFYPFEEDIVHWHTAARDLCLPFGEEVYPRYKKWCDDYFYLKHRNETRGVGGLFFDDLNDWDFETCLNFIRAVGEGYTQAYLPIVAKRKHTVYGERERDFQLYRRGRYVEFNLVWDRGTLFGLQSGGRTESILMSMPPLVRFEYRYEPQAGSAEARLNEFLQPRDWLAELA, encoded by the coding sequence ATGTACACCGAATCCGTAATCAGTTTTCTACAATCGCTTCAAAATCAAATCTGTAACGCTTTGCAGGCCGAAGACGGCCGTTCGGTGTTTGAAGAAGATCGCTGGCAGAGCAAATTGGGCAGCGGGGTTAGCAGGGTGTTGAAAAACGGAGCAGTATTCGAGCAGGCCGGCGTGAATTTTTCCCATGTAAAAGGTGAGGAAATGCCTGCATCGGCTACCGCACACCGCCCGGAACTGGCCGGAGCGCGCTTTGAAGCAATGGGCGTATCGCTGGTTATCCACCCGAGAAACCCTTATGTGCCGACCAGCCATGCCAACGTCCGTTTTTTCATCGCTTATCCCGAAGAGGGCAATCCCGTTTGGTGGTTTGGCGGCGGTTTTGATTTAACGCCGTTTTATCCGTTTGAAGAAGATATTGTCCATTGGCATACCGCTGCACGCGATTTGTGCCTGCCGTTTGGAGAAGAAGTGTATCCGCGTTACAAAAAATGGTGCGATGACTATTTTTACTTGAAACACCGTAATGAAACGCGCGGCGTGGGCGGCTTGTTTTTTGATGATTTAAATGATTGGGATTTTGAGACCTGCCTGAACTTTATTCGGGCAGTGGGCGAAGGCTATACGCAGGCTTACCTGCCCATTGTCGCCAAGCGCAAGCATACGGTTTACGGGGAGCGTGAGCGGGATTTCCAGCTTTACCGCCGTGGCCGCTATGTCGAATTTAATCTGGTTTGGGACAGGGGAACGCTGTTCGGGCTGCAAAGCGGCGGTCGTACCGAAAGTATTTTGATGTCCATGCCGCCGCTGGTGCGTTTTGAATACCGGTATGAGCCGCAGGCAGGCAGCGCGGAAGCAAGGCTGAATGAATTTTTGCAACCGCGAGACTGGTTGGCGGAATTGGCATAA
- the purM gene encoding phosphoribosylformylglycinamidine cyclo-ligase, whose product MSTSLSYRDAGVDIDAGDQLVENIKPFAKRTMRPEVLGDLGGFGALVEISKKYQNPVLVSGTDGVGTKLKLAFDWDKHDTVGIDLVAMSVNDILVQGAEPLFFLDYFACGKLDVARATDVIKGIAQGCEESGCALIGGETAEMPGMYPVGEYDLAGFAVGVVEKDRVINGRSIVAGDVVLGLASNGAHSNGYSLVRKIIERDNPDLDAEFDNGKTLREAIIAPTRLYVKPILAALEKFTIKGMAHITGGGITENVPRVLPENTVAQIDAKAWKLPKLFQWLQKAGNVEQQEMYRTFNCGIGMVVIIAKEDAEAVQAFLAGQGETVYRLGEIRTRNGDEHQTQVA is encoded by the coding sequence ATGAGCACTTCTTTAAGCTACCGCGACGCAGGTGTCGACATCGATGCCGGCGACCAATTGGTCGAAAACATCAAACCTTTTGCCAAACGCACCATGCGCCCCGAAGTGCTGGGCGATTTGGGCGGCTTCGGCGCGCTGGTGGAAATCAGCAAAAAATACCAAAACCCCGTCCTCGTATCGGGTACAGACGGTGTCGGCACCAAGCTGAAACTGGCTTTCGACTGGGACAAACACGACACCGTAGGCATCGACTTGGTGGCGATGAGCGTGAACGATATTCTGGTTCAGGGCGCGGAGCCGCTGTTTTTCCTCGATTACTTCGCCTGCGGCAAATTGGACGTTGCCCGCGCCACCGATGTGATTAAAGGCATCGCACAAGGCTGCGAAGAGTCCGGCTGCGCCCTCATCGGCGGTGAAACTGCCGAAATGCCCGGCATGTATCCGGTTGGCGAATACGACTTGGCGGGCTTTGCCGTCGGCGTGGTGGAAAAAGACCGCGTCATCAACGGCCGCAGCATCGTGGCCGGCGACGTGGTGTTGGGCTTGGCCTCCAACGGCGCGCATTCCAACGGCTATTCGCTGGTGCGCAAAATCATCGAGCGCGACAACCCTGATTTGGATGCCGAGTTCGACAACGGCAAAACCCTGCGCGAAGCCATTATCGCCCCTACCCGCCTGTATGTAAAACCGATTCTGGCGGCTTTGGAAAAATTCACCATCAAAGGCATGGCGCACATTACCGGCGGCGGCATTACCGAAAACGTGCCGCGCGTACTGCCTGAAAACACAGTCGCGCAAATCGATGCCAAAGCGTGGAAACTGCCCAAGCTGTTCCAATGGCTGCAAAAAGCGGGCAATGTCGAACAGCAGGAAATGTACCGCACGTTCAACTGCGGCATCGGCATGGTGGTCATCATTGCCAAAGAAGATGCCGAAGCGGTACAGGCATTCTTGGCCGGACAAGGCGAAACCGTTTACCGCTTGGGCGAAATCCGCACCCGCAACGGCGACGAACACCAAACCCAAGTTGCCTAA
- a CDS encoding aminodeoxychorismate/anthranilate synthase component II has product MLLFIDNYDSFTYNIVQYFAELGQEVSVRRNDDITLEEIAALKPQYLVIGPGPCSPKEAGISVAAMKHFAGKLPIMGVCLGHQTIGEAFGGDIVRAQTLMHGKVSPVSHCGKGMFKDLPNPVVCTRYHSLVIDRKILPDCLEITAWTDDGEIMGVRHKDYAVEGVQFHPEALLTEHGHDMLRNFLEEFKDFPAKV; this is encoded by the coding sequence ATGCTACTCTTTATCGACAACTACGACAGTTTTACCTACAACATCGTCCAATACTTCGCCGAGCTGGGTCAGGAAGTTTCGGTACGCCGAAACGATGACATTACCTTGGAAGAAATTGCCGCGCTCAAGCCGCAATATCTGGTTATCGGGCCGGGTCCCTGTTCTCCGAAGGAAGCCGGAATTTCTGTGGCCGCGATGAAGCATTTTGCAGGCAAGTTGCCCATTATGGGGGTGTGCTTGGGGCATCAGACGATTGGTGAGGCATTTGGCGGCGATATTGTACGCGCGCAAACTTTGATGCACGGAAAAGTATCGCCGGTTTCCCATTGTGGCAAAGGAATGTTTAAAGATTTGCCGAATCCGGTGGTTTGTACGCGCTACCACAGCTTGGTGATTGACAGAAAGATCTTGCCGGATTGTTTGGAAATCACGGCTTGGACTGATGATGGGGAAATTATGGGGGTGCGGCATAAAGATTATGCGGTTGAGGGCGTACAATTCCACCCCGAGGCATTATTAACCGAACACGGACACGATATGCTGCGGAACTTTTTGGAAGAGTTTAAAGATTTTCCGGCAAAGGTATAA
- a CDS encoding polyamine aminopropyltransferase, translating to MAQHPYRRLRTSKSHLPEVGISEEGNIRSLHLGSATIQSSMNLDHPAELVLSYSRAMMGWLLFTEQQPQHITQIGLGGGSFARWIDAYLPDTKQTAVDINPQVIAVARSLFELPFEDERFEIVEADGAEYIKIFRHNTDVILVDGFDGEQIIDALVGETFFQNCRNALSDNGIFVTNWWSGDKRYQTFVERLLNVFEGRVLELPAESHGNIAVMAFQSSPKEQNLDNLKKRAEKLEMLYGLNFKRMLADLKANNPQNGKHFYL from the coding sequence ATGGCACAACACCCCTACCGTCGGCTGCGTACATCCAAGTCACACCTGCCCGAAGTCGGTATTTCTGAAGAAGGCAATATCCGCTCGCTCCATTTGGGCAGTGCTACCATACAAAGCTCGATGAATCTCGATCACCCCGCCGAACTGGTATTGTCATACAGTCGCGCCATGATGGGTTGGCTGCTGTTTACCGAACAACAACCGCAGCACATTACCCAAATCGGTTTGGGAGGCGGTTCGTTTGCCCGCTGGATCGATGCCTACCTGCCCGATACCAAGCAAACCGCCGTTGACATCAACCCACAGGTGATTGCTGTTGCCCGCAGTCTGTTCGAGCTGCCTTTTGAAGACGAACGCTTTGAAATTGTAGAGGCAGATGGGGCGGAATACATCAAAATTTTCCGGCACAATACCGATGTCATTCTGGTTGACGGTTTCGACGGCGAGCAAATCATCGATGCGTTGGTGGGCGAAACATTTTTCCAAAACTGCCGCAATGCCCTTTCCGACAACGGCATTTTTGTTACAAACTGGTGGAGTGGCGACAAACGCTATCAAACTTTTGTCGAACGCCTGCTCAATGTCTTCGAGGGGCGCGTATTGGAGCTGCCGGCAGAAAGCCATGGCAATATTGCCGTAATGGCATTCCAAAGCAGCCCAAAAGAACAAAACCTCGACAATTTGAAAAAACGCGCCGAAAAGCTGGAAATGCTGTACGGATTGAATTTCAAACGTATGCTGGCCGATTTGAAAGCAAACAATCCGCAAAACGGCAAGCATTTTTATCTATAA
- the ilvA gene encoding threonine ammonia-lyase, biosynthetic — protein MNVRPSYSDYLIRILTASVYDVAVETPLEQARSLSGRLKNNVLLKREDLQPVFSFKIRGAYNKMAKLPKEALANGVIAASAGNHAQGVALSAQRLGCRAIIVMPETTPQIKIDAVKNRGAEVVLKGVSYNDAFDHAMELVRQHGLTYIAPFDDPDVIAGQGTVGLEIVRQYPETIDAVFLPIGGGGLAAGVAAFIKQVRPEIKVIGVQTDDSNCMKQSVEAGKVVHLKDVGLFSDGTAVKVVGEETFRLCRDLLDDIIIVDTDAICGAIKDIFDDTRSITEPAGALALAGLKTYAARNRLEGKTLVAVTSGANMNFHRLRHVSERSELGEGNEGIFAVTIPEQPGSFREFINILGNRNITEFNYRYGDDKKAHIFVGMQTAGSHDLAVIGKQLTAAGLPNQDLTHNEIAKIHIRYMVGGRTDKVRNERLISCEFPERPGALARFLNAMQSDWNMTLFHYRNHGADYGRILVGIDVPPSDDAAFVEFLDGLGYPYQEETENTAYRLFLA, from the coding sequence ATGAATGTACGCCCGTCTTATTCCGATTACCTAATCCGCATTCTGACCGCTTCTGTGTATGATGTTGCCGTGGAAACGCCGCTGGAGCAGGCGCGCAGTTTGTCAGGCCGTCTGAAAAATAATGTTTTGCTCAAGCGGGAAGACTTGCAGCCCGTGTTTTCTTTCAAAATCCGAGGTGCGTACAATAAAATGGCCAAGCTGCCCAAAGAGGCGCTGGCAAACGGCGTGATTGCCGCCAGCGCGGGCAACCATGCCCAAGGCGTGGCATTGTCGGCGCAGCGTTTGGGCTGCCGCGCCATCATCGTGATGCCGGAAACCACGCCGCAGATTAAAATCGATGCGGTGAAAAACCGTGGCGCAGAAGTGGTTTTGAAAGGCGTGTCGTACAATGATGCTTTCGATCATGCGATGGAGCTGGTTCGGCAACACGGGCTGACCTATATCGCGCCGTTTGACGATCCAGACGTGATTGCCGGACAAGGGACGGTCGGCTTGGAAATTGTGCGCCAATATCCCGAAACCATCGATGCCGTTTTCCTGCCCATCGGCGGGGGCGGTCTGGCGGCGGGCGTGGCGGCGTTTATCAAGCAAGTGCGCCCCGAAATCAAAGTCATCGGCGTACAAACCGATGATTCAAACTGCATGAAGCAATCGGTTGAAGCCGGGAAAGTGGTGCATTTGAAAGATGTCGGGCTGTTTTCGGACGGCACGGCGGTGAAGGTGGTCGGCGAAGAAACATTCCGTTTGTGCCGCGATTTGCTGGACGACATCATCATTGTCGATACAGATGCGATTTGCGGTGCCATCAAAGATATTTTTGACGACACCCGCAGCATTACTGAGCCTGCCGGTGCGCTGGCGCTGGCCGGTCTGAAAACTTATGCCGCACGCAACCGTTTGGAAGGCAAAACGCTGGTGGCGGTTACCAGCGGGGCAAACATGAATTTCCACCGCCTGCGCCACGTTTCCGAACGCAGCGAGTTGGGCGAAGGCAACGAGGGGATTTTTGCCGTAACCATTCCCGAGCAGCCGGGCAGCTTCCGCGAGTTTATCAATATCTTGGGCAACCGAAACATCACCGAATTTAACTACCGCTACGGCGACGACAAAAAAGCACATATTTTTGTCGGTATGCAGACGGCCGGTTCGCACGACTTGGCGGTTATCGGCAAGCAACTGACTGCCGCGGGTCTGCCCAACCAAGACTTAACCCACAACGAAATCGCCAAAATCCATATCCGCTATATGGTGGGAGGCCGTACCGACAAGGTTCGGAACGAGCGTTTGATCAGTTGCGAATTTCCCGAACGTCCGGGCGCATTGGCAAGGTTCTTAAACGCCATGCAGAGCGATTGGAACATGACTTTGTTCCACTACCGCAATCATGGTGCGGACTACGGGCGCATTTTGGTCGGCATTGATGTACCGCCGAGTGATGATGCTGCGTTTGTCGAATTTTTGGACGGTTTGGGTTATCCTTATCAGGAAGAAACCGAAAATACGGCCTACCGCTTGTTTTTGGCTTAG
- the gloA gene encoding lactoylglutathione lyase, whose product MRMLHTMLRVGNLEKSLDFYQNVLGMKLLRQHDYPEGKFSLAFVGYGEETEHTVIELTYNWDTDHYDLGTGYGHIAIEVDDAYHACELVKQKGGKVTREAGPMMHGTTVIAFVEDPDGYKIEFIQKNSGNDSVKYDK is encoded by the coding sequence ATGCGAATGCTGCACACCATGCTGCGCGTCGGCAATTTGGAAAAATCACTCGATTTCTATCAAAATGTTTTGGGCATGAAACTCTTGCGCCAGCACGATTATCCGGAAGGTAAGTTCTCGCTGGCATTTGTCGGCTACGGAGAGGAAACCGAGCATACGGTTATCGAGCTGACTTACAACTGGGATACCGATCACTATGACTTGGGTACAGGCTACGGACATATCGCCATCGAAGTTGATGATGCTTACCATGCCTGCGAGTTGGTGAAACAAAAAGGCGGTAAAGTTACCCGTGAAGCCGGCCCGATGATGCACGGTACAACCGTTATTGCGTTTGTCGAAGATCCCGACGGCTACAAAATCGAATTTATCCAGAAAAACAGCGGAAATGATTCGGTAAAATACGATAAATAA
- a CDS encoding D-alanyl-D-alanine carboxypeptidase family protein has protein sequence MHKTFISIALSALIFSAPLAAAPQQAASDLPASAVPADHAASAPEILPPGINSPATPPDIAATAYLVRDLQSGQTLASQNADTPIEPASLTKIMTAYLVFKALDEGRLQKEQMLNVSENAWKVAGSRMFLNPNTPVSADDLIKGMVVQSANDAAMTLAETLGQGSVDEFVKQMNAEAQRLGMGKTVFKNPTGLPEEGHLSTAADLITLAGALIRDYPQYYPVYSLKSFAYNHIEQPNRNLLLYRDSSVDGMQIGFSETAGYHQLASSKRNGRRILSAVIGADSTEARAAQSSKLLNWALQAFDTPRLYRAGSAVSQVKVYKGSSKTVSIGFLSDAYMTLPRDSIQNMKPILETFQPVLAPIQKGQMLGTLKMVQDGKVIAEKEVVALDGVQEANWFWRTWDSIVLWFKNLFGG, from the coding sequence ATGCACAAAACATTCATCAGTATCGCCCTGTCTGCCCTGATTTTTTCCGCTCCGCTCGCCGCCGCGCCGCAACAGGCAGCCTCCGATCTGCCTGCTTCTGCCGTACCGGCCGATCATGCGGCTTCCGCGCCGGAGATACTGCCGCCGGGCATCAACAGCCCGGCCACTCCGCCCGACATTGCGGCCACGGCATATTTGGTGCGCGACCTGCAAAGCGGACAGACGCTGGCGTCGCAAAACGCCGACACCCCCATCGAGCCGGCCTCGCTGACCAAAATCATGACGGCTTATTTGGTATTCAAAGCATTAGACGAAGGCCGTCTGCAAAAAGAGCAAATGTTGAACGTTTCCGAAAATGCTTGGAAAGTTGCCGGCTCCAGAATGTTTCTCAATCCGAATACGCCGGTCAGCGCAGACGACTTGATTAAAGGCATGGTGGTACAGTCTGCCAACGATGCCGCCATGACGCTCGCCGAAACGCTGGGGCAAGGTTCGGTTGATGAATTTGTCAAACAGATGAACGCCGAAGCGCAGCGTTTGGGCATGGGCAAAACCGTGTTCAAAAACCCGACCGGTCTGCCCGAAGAAGGCCATCTTTCAACCGCCGCCGATTTAATCACCCTTGCCGGGGCGCTGATACGGGATTATCCCCAATATTATCCTGTCTATTCGCTCAAATCATTTGCCTACAACCACATCGAGCAGCCGAACCGCAACCTGCTGCTTTACCGCGACAGCAGCGTAGACGGTATGCAGATCGGTTTTTCGGAAACCGCAGGCTATCATCAGCTTGCCTCCAGCAAACGCAACGGCCGCCGTATCTTATCGGCCGTTATCGGAGCAGACTCGACCGAAGCACGCGCCGCCCAAAGCAGCAAACTGCTCAACTGGGCCTTGCAGGCATTCGATACGCCGCGCCTGTACCGCGCCGGCTCCGCCGTTTCACAGGTAAAAGTGTATAAAGGCAGCAGCAAAACCGTCAGCATAGGCTTTTTAAGCGATGCCTACATGACACTGCCGCGCGACAGTATCCAAAACATGAAACCGATTTTGGAAACTTTCCAACCGGTACTGGCACCGATTCAAAAAGGGCAGATGCTGGGTACGCTGAAAATGGTACAAGACGGCAAAGTGATTGCGGAAAAAGAAGTTGTCGCGCTGGACGGCGTACAGGAAGCCAACTGGTTCTGGCGCACATGGGACAGCATCGTATTATGGTTTAAAAACCTGTTTGGCGGATAA
- the hpnC gene encoding squalene synthase HpnC, with amino-acid sequence MSVNHYENFPVGSLVLPRRLRKPVHAVYAFARTADDIADEGCEADEVRLQKLEALERELNRIASGLLPETPLIGRLYGEAVKPFNLPLEPFYDLLSAFKQDVVKKRYQDFGELIDYCRRSANPVGRIMLHLYGETDEVSLARSDGICTASQLINFWQDVALDWRKGRVYIPQEDLQRFHVTEAQIGEGRADFAFRQLMAHECERAFKMLKAGSPLGKTLKGRIGFELRMIVVGGQLILQKLDGCDYDVFSRRPVLDKKDWLIILKRALLKK; translated from the coding sequence ATGTCAGTCAACCATTACGAAAATTTCCCTGTCGGTTCGCTGGTGCTGCCGCGCCGTTTGCGGAAACCGGTTCATGCCGTTTATGCTTTTGCGCGTACTGCTGATGATATTGCCGATGAAGGCTGCGAAGCTGATGAAGTGCGTTTGCAAAAGTTGGAGGCATTGGAGCGGGAGTTGAACCGTATCGCAAGCGGATTACTGCCTGAAACGCCGCTGATCGGACGCTTGTACGGTGAAGCCGTCAAGCCGTTCAATCTGCCGCTTGAGCCTTTTTATGACCTGCTTTCCGCATTTAAGCAAGATGTTGTCAAGAAACGGTATCAGGATTTTGGTGAACTGATTGATTATTGCCGCCGTTCAGCCAATCCGGTCGGCAGGATTATGCTGCATTTGTACGGCGAAACCGATGAAGTCAGCCTTGCCCGCAGCGACGGCATCTGTACGGCATCGCAACTGATTAATTTTTGGCAGGACGTTGCCTTGGATTGGCGCAAAGGACGTGTTTACATTCCTCAGGAAGATTTGCAGCGTTTTCATGTGACGGAGGCGCAAATCGGCGAAGGCAGGGCAGACTTTGCTTTCCGGCAACTGATGGCGCACGAGTGCGAACGCGCATTCAAAATGCTCAAGGCAGGCTCTCCGCTCGGTAAAACCTTGAAAGGGCGCATCGGTTTCGAGCTGAGAATGATTGTGGTCGGCGGACAGTTGATTTTACAGAAGCTGGACGGTTGCGATTATGATGTTTTTAGCAGACGGCCTGTGTTGGATAAAAAAGACTGGTTGATTATTTTAAAACGGGCATTGCTGAAAAAATAA
- the dnrN gene encoding iron-sulfur cluster repair protein DnrN: MTDLTVWETAPFNTTIDHILQRYHDVHHAQLEELVPLARKVATVHADTFPAEVADLLAGIQNELLSHMMKEERMLFPMIKQGIGRGAAMPISVMMHEHEEHDQAIARLRELTDNFTLPAHACGSWTRLYRLAEEMVNDLTDHIRLENDILFARVLAS; this comes from the coding sequence ATGACCGACTTGACCGTTTGGGAAACCGCTCCTTTCAACACCACCATCGACCATATCCTGCAACGCTATCACGATGTCCACCACGCCCAGCTGGAAGAGTTGGTTCCACTTGCCCGAAAAGTTGCCACCGTACATGCCGATACCTTTCCTGCCGAAGTGGCCGATTTGCTGGCAGGAATACAAAACGAGCTGCTGTCGCATATGATGAAGGAAGAGCGTATGCTGTTTCCCATGATCAAACAAGGTATCGGACGCGGTGCCGCCATGCCCATCAGCGTGATGATGCACGAACATGAAGAACACGACCAAGCCATTGCCCGTTTGCGCGAGCTGACCGACAATTTTACCCTTCCTGCCCATGCCTGCGGAAGCTGGACCCGCCTCTACCGCTTGGCGGAAGAAATGGTTAATGATTTGACCGATCACATCCGTTTGGAAAACGATATTCTCTTCGCACGGGTTCTTGCCTCATAA
- a CDS encoding ferredoxin--NADP reductase: MAAAPEAKFTEEHVLWVKQHTPKLITFAISRPESYRFSAGQFSRLGFRDGEGFIWRAYSVVSAEYADTLEYFAVLIEDGPMSAKFAEMKAGDTILLDKTATGFLLPERFPDGKDLVMLCTGSGIAPFLSILEQPEIWQRFERLALVHSVSYPQELIFNQRLADLKDHPLIGEYLDKFRFIPVTTRAETEGALSMKRIPELLANGSLAAHLGCTFNQADTRFMICGNPAMVKDTFQTLLDLGFTMHRNRLPGQIMMENGF; encoded by the coding sequence ATGGCAGCAGCGCCCGAAGCCAAATTTACCGAAGAACACGTTTTATGGGTGAAACAGCATACGCCGAAACTGATCACCTTCGCCATCAGCCGCCCCGAATCCTACCGTTTCTCCGCAGGACAGTTTTCCCGTTTGGGTTTTAGGGACGGAGAAGGCTTTATCTGGCGCGCCTATTCCGTTGTTTCCGCCGAATATGCCGACACATTGGAATATTTTGCCGTCTTGATTGAAGACGGGCCGATGTCGGCAAAATTTGCCGAAATGAAGGCGGGGGATACCATTTTGTTGGACAAAACCGCAACCGGTTTTTTGCTGCCTGAGCGTTTCCCCGACGGCAAAGATTTGGTCATGCTCTGCACCGGCTCCGGAATTGCGCCGTTTTTATCCATTTTGGAGCAACCCGAAATCTGGCAGCGGTTTGAACGGCTGGCTTTGGTGCATTCCGTTTCCTATCCGCAAGAGCTGATTTTCAACCAACGGCTGGCCGATTTGAAAGACCATCCGCTGATTGGCGAATATCTCGATAAATTCCGCTTTATTCCCGTTACCACACGGGCGGAAACGGAAGGCGCTTTGAGCATGAAGCGTATTCCGGAGCTGCTGGCAAACGGCAGTTTGGCTGCACATTTAGGCTGTACTTTCAACCAAGCCGATACCCGCTTTATGATTTGCGGCAACCCTGCCATGGTGAAAGACACCTTCCAAACCTTACTGGATTTGGGCTTTACCATGCACCGCAACCGTCTTCCCGGGCAAATCATGATGGAAAACGGATTTTGA
- the trpD gene encoding anthranilate phosphoribosyltransferase: MITPQQAIERLISNNELFYDEMTDLMRQIMSGQVAPEQIAAIITGLRIKVETVSEITAAAAVMREFATPVPVADKSSLVDIVGTGGDGAKTFNISTTAMFVAAAAGAKVAKHGGRSVSSSSGAADVIEQMGAAMNLSASQVGRSIDEEGIGFMFAQNHHSAMRYVAPVRRSLGFRSIFNILGPLTNPAGAPNQLLGVFHVDLCGILSRVLQQLGSKHVLVVNGSDGLDEITLTGATHVAELKNGQILEYDITPEDFGIEVRRNLDEIKVSGSSESLAMMQSVLNGEQGAARDIVLLNAAACLYAGNVTDSLEAGVAAAREAIDSGKAKAKQEAFVALSQRLASEND, translated from the coding sequence ATGATTACACCCCAGCAGGCAATCGAACGGCTGATTAGCAATAACGAATTGTTTTACGATGAAATGACCGATCTGATGCGCCAGATTATGAGCGGGCAGGTCGCGCCGGAGCAGATTGCGGCGATTATTACCGGCTTGAGGATTAAGGTGGAAACCGTATCGGAGATTACCGCTGCGGCGGCCGTCATGCGCGAATTTGCAACGCCGGTTCCCGTGGCAGACAAATCCTCATTGGTCGATATTGTCGGTACGGGCGGCGACGGCGCGAAAACATTCAATATTTCCACAACGGCAATGTTTGTTGCGGCGGCGGCCGGGGCAAAAGTAGCCAAGCACGGCGGACGTTCCGTATCTTCTTCAAGCGGTGCGGCAGATGTGATCGAGCAGATGGGTGCGGCAATGAATTTGTCTGCTTCGCAAGTAGGCCGCAGCATTGACGAAGAAGGCATCGGTTTTATGTTTGCACAAAACCACCACAGTGCCATGCGTTATGTTGCGCCGGTGCGCCGCTCACTGGGTTTCCGCAGTATCTTCAACATTTTAGGCCCGCTGACCAACCCCGCCGGCGCGCCAAACCAGCTTTTGGGTGTGTTTCATGTCGATTTGTGCGGCATTTTGTCGCGCGTATTGCAGCAACTGGGCTCAAAGCATGTCTTGGTGGTCAATGGTTCGGACGGCTTAGATGAAATTACGCTGACCGGTGCAACCCATGTTGCGGAATTGAAAAACGGGCAGATTTTGGAATACGACATCACGCCTGAAGACTTCGGGATTGAAGTGCGCCGCAATCTTGATGAAATTAAAGTTTCCGGCAGCTCGGAATCTTTGGCGATGATGCAGTCGGTATTGAATGGAGAGCAGGGCGCGGCGCGGGATATTGTGCTGCTCAATGCGGCGGCCTGCCTGTATGCCGGCAATGTTACCGACTCGCTTGAAGCAGGCGTTGCCGCCGCACGGGAAGCGATTGATTCGGGAAAAGCGAAAGCCAAGCAGGAAGCCTTTGTTGCCTTGTCGCAGCGCTTGGCATCGGAAAACGATTAA